From a region of the Pseudodesulfovibrio senegalensis genome:
- the hypE gene encoding hydrogenase expression/formation protein HypE has product MSEKVLLDYGSGGRASQRLVSELFLGQLGNDELNRLNDAAELQVSGRIAMSTDSFTVDPIFFPGGDIGSLAVHGTINDVAMMGAIPRYMTCGYIIEEGFAMDDLERIVTSMGKAAKKAGVSVVSGDTKVVPKGAVDKIFINTTGVGDIIVDPAPAGDRARPGDAILLSGTMGDHGLAILGTREGLEFEAAVQSDSAGLNHLLVKLVQELPEVHVLRDPTRGGLATTMNEIAGSSNVCCELNETDIPVRPEVSGGCSFLGLDPLYLANEGKFLCILPEEHAEKALEIMRADELGRDACRVGTVTDTNPGKVVMVTQLGGKRLLNMLEGEQLPRIC; this is encoded by the coding sequence ATGAGCGAAAAGGTTCTTCTCGATTACGGCAGTGGCGGCAGGGCTTCGCAGCGGCTGGTTTCCGAGCTGTTTCTGGGCCAGCTGGGCAATGACGAACTCAACCGGCTCAACGATGCCGCCGAGCTGCAGGTCAGCGGGCGCATTGCCATGAGCACGGATTCCTTTACCGTGGACCCCATCTTTTTCCCGGGAGGCGACATCGGTTCGCTGGCCGTGCACGGCACCATCAACGACGTGGCCATGATGGGAGCCATTCCCCGCTACATGACCTGCGGCTACATCATTGAGGAAGGCTTTGCCATGGACGATCTGGAACGGATCGTCACCTCCATGGGCAAGGCCGCGAAAAAGGCCGGTGTGAGCGTTGTTTCCGGAGACACCAAGGTGGTTCCCAAGGGCGCGGTGGACAAGATTTTCATCAACACCACGGGCGTGGGCGACATCATCGTGGACCCGGCTCCGGCCGGTGACCGCGCCCGGCCCGGCGATGCCATCCTGCTCAGCGGGACCATGGGCGACCACGGTCTGGCCATTCTGGGCACGCGCGAGGGGCTGGAGTTCGAGGCAGCGGTGCAGTCGGATTCCGCGGGCCTGAACCATTTGCTGGTCAAGCTGGTTCAGGAACTTCCCGAGGTGCATGTACTGCGCGATCCCACCCGGGGCGGGCTGGCTACCACCATGAACGAAATCGCGGGGTCTTCCAACGTCTGCTGTGAACTGAACGAAACCGATATTCCTGTGCGGCCCGAGGTCAGCGGCGGTTGCTCGTTCCTTGGTCTCGATCCCCTGTATCTGGCCAACGAAGGCAAGTTTCTGTGTATTCTGCCCGAAGAGCATGCGGAAAAGGCACTGGAAATCATGCGTGCCGATGAACTGGGCCGGGATGCCTGCCGTGTGGGTACGGTGACTGACACCAACCCCGGCAAGGTGGTCATGGTCACCCAACTCGGCGGCAAGCGGCTGCTGAACATGCTCGAAGGCGAGCAGTTGCCCAGAATCTGTTGA
- a CDS encoding alpha/beta fold hydrolase gives MLGIRIVATALLVFSLFGCHHSPAALHEDRFVDVPVQTVTVNGADMGYRVVGQGEPLLLVMGYAGCMDVWDPVLVSGLAEHFRVIMFDNRGMGYSGTGGADSMQELSMKTMARDALGVMHALGLERAHVLGWSMGSLIAQEMALESPRNVGKLILYGTAVDPAPVVAAVERLGRLSPEEFMKYLFPAPWVGEHPDVFKRLPAPAIPASPATVAAQYSAIARWQGTSERVRSISKDTLVLVGENDPLTPPAQSIRTAELIPGAWLVRFRGGGHWLMYQNPATLARVIVDFLTVDQNLLHQ, from the coding sequence ATGCTCGGAATTCGAATTGTTGCCACTGCCTTGTTGGTATTTTCTCTGTTCGGCTGTCACCACTCGCCTGCAGCGCTGCATGAGGACCGTTTCGTCGACGTCCCGGTGCAAACCGTAACGGTCAACGGTGCGGACATGGGGTACCGTGTCGTGGGGCAGGGGGAGCCTTTGTTGCTGGTCATGGGGTATGCGGGATGCATGGATGTGTGGGACCCCGTGCTGGTGAGCGGGCTGGCGGAGCATTTTCGCGTGATCATGTTCGACAACCGGGGCATGGGCTATTCCGGTACCGGCGGTGCGGACAGCATGCAGGAATTGAGCATGAAGACCATGGCTCGGGATGCCCTGGGGGTGATGCATGCGCTGGGACTGGAACGGGCGCATGTGCTGGGCTGGTCCATGGGCAGCCTGATAGCGCAGGAAATGGCCCTTGAATCGCCACGCAACGTGGGCAAGCTGATCCTGTATGGCACTGCCGTTGATCCTGCACCTGTTGTCGCGGCCGTGGAACGTCTTGGAAGGTTGAGTCCCGAAGAATTTATGAAATACCTGTTTCCCGCGCCATGGGTGGGTGAGCATCCGGACGTGTTCAAACGACTTCCGGCACCTGCCATACCTGCGAGCCCTGCGACCGTGGCCGCACAGTATTCAGCCATTGCCCGGTGGCAAGGGACCTCGGAGCGGGTACGATCCATTTCCAAGGACACGCTGGTGCTGGTGGGAGAGAATGATCCCCTGACGCCTCCGGCGCAGAGCATTCGGACAGCGGAACTGATCCCGGGTGCATGGCTGGTGCGTTTCCGGGGAGGTGGGCATTGGCTCATGTACCAGAATCCGGCAACACTGGCCCGTGTGATTGTTGATTTTCTGACTGTGGATCAGAATCTGCTCCACCAATAG
- a CDS encoding chemotaxis protein yields the protein MSAQNDILLEAGTNELEIVEFYLEEDPRNEKPNGHRAYYGVNVAKVLEIIRMPEVTEMPEVTHPAVLGAFDLRSRIIPLLDLAAWLKKKRVENEPPKVIVTEFNNVTSAFMVSGVTRIHRISWEDVEAPNKYVSALSSESITGVVKFRDRMVFILDLERIVAELNPKLRLKLDENVAFDVKSNYRALIADDSPLIREMIRDLLQQAGFHVEKTNNGRECWDRLQEIKQSAMDSGRPVTDFVQVVISDIEMPMMDGHNLTKRIKEDLALRDLPVILFSSIITDKLRHKGESVGADDQCSKPEITQLALRAANLIEGRETEAQDEG from the coding sequence ATGAGCGCCCAAAACGACATTCTTCTTGAAGCGGGAACCAACGAACTCGAAATTGTGGAGTTCTACCTGGAAGAAGATCCCCGCAACGAAAAACCCAACGGCCATCGCGCATATTACGGTGTCAACGTAGCCAAAGTGCTTGAAATCATACGCATGCCGGAAGTCACGGAAATGCCGGAAGTCACGCATCCTGCCGTGCTCGGCGCATTCGACCTCCGGTCCCGCATCATCCCGTTGCTGGACCTTGCGGCATGGCTCAAGAAAAAACGCGTTGAAAACGAACCGCCCAAGGTCATCGTCACGGAATTCAACAACGTGACCTCCGCATTCATGGTTTCCGGGGTCACACGAATCCACCGCATCAGCTGGGAAGACGTGGAAGCACCCAACAAATATGTTTCCGCGCTCTCCAGCGAGTCCATCACCGGCGTGGTCAAGTTCAGAGACAGAATGGTCTTCATCCTCGACCTTGAACGCATTGTTGCGGAGCTCAACCCCAAACTGCGCCTCAAGCTTGACGAAAACGTTGCGTTCGACGTCAAGAGCAACTACCGGGCATTGATCGCCGACGACTCCCCGCTGATCCGCGAAATGATCCGTGACCTGTTGCAACAGGCTGGATTCCATGTGGAAAAAACAAACAATGGCCGCGAATGCTGGGACAGGCTTCAGGAAATCAAGCAATCGGCAATGGATTCGGGCCGCCCGGTTACCGATTTCGTACAGGTGGTCATCTCGGACATCGAGATGCCCATGATGGACGGCCACAACCTGACCAAACGCATCAAGGAAGACCTTGCCCTGCGCGACCTACCGGTCATCCTGTTCTCGTCCATCATCACGGACAAGCTCAGGCACAAGGGTGAATCCGTGGGTGCGGACGACCAGTGTTCCAAGCCGGAAATCACCCAACTCGCCCTGCGCGCAGCCAATCTCATCGAAGGACGCGAAACCGAGGCCCAAGACGAAGGCTGA